A segment of the Mycobacterium intracellulare ATCC 13950 genome:
GACTTTGCCCTGGCGCCCACCGAACGCGGCGCGATCGACAACCTGCGGCTGACCGAGGCGGAGGTGCCCGCGCCGGACGAGGGCTACGTGCAGGTCCGGGTCGAGGCCGCGGGCCTCAACTTCCGCGACGTGCTCAACGTCCTCGGCCTCTACCCGGGCGATCCCGGACCGATCGGCGGCGACTTCGCCGGCGTCGTCACCCAATTGGGCGCCGGCGTCACCGGAGTCGAAGTGGGACAACGTGTCTACGGCTCCATGCAGGGCGCGTTCTCCAGCCGGTTCAATGTGCCAGCCCAGTTCCTGGCGCCGATCCCCGACGGGGTGAGCGCGGTCGAGGCGGCCACCATTCCCGCCGCGGCGCTGACGGTGCGGCTGTCCTTCGACTGGGCGCAGCTGAAACCTGGTGACAAGGTCCTCATCCACGCCGCGAGCGGCGGTGTGGGCCTGGCGGCGGTGCAAATGGCGCAGCGGTTCGGTGCCGAAGTGTTCGCCACGGCGAGCACCTTCAAGCGTGCGACGCTGCGCAAGCTCGGCGTGAAGCGCGTCTACGACTCGCGGACAACGGATTTCGCCGATCAGATCCTGGCGGACACCGGCGGTGCCGGCGTGGACGTGGTCCTCAACTCCCTGACCAGCGAGGGGTTCATCGAGGCGACGCTGAAGGCCACCGCCCAGAACGGCCGCTTCGCCGAGATCGCCAAGCGCGACATCTGGACACCCGAGCAGATGGCCGAGGCGCGTCCCGATATCGCCTACGAGATCGTGGCATTGGACACGGTGATGTTCACCGAACCCGATCGCATTCGCGACTTGCTCACCGAGGTGTCGCAAGGCTTGGCCGACGGCGAGTGGACGCCGCTGCCCGCCGAGATCTATCCCCTGACCGAGGCGAGGGCCGCGTTCCGCCGCATGCAGCAGGCGCGGCACATCGGGAAGATCGTGGTCCAGATACCGAATCCGCTGCAGCCGCGGCCCGATCGGAGCTACCTGATCACCGGCGGGCTTGGCGCGATCGGTCTGCACACAGCGTCGCATCTGGCCCAACTCGGTGCCGGAGACATCGTGCTGACCAGCCGGCGCGAGCCCGGTGCGGACGCGCAACGGCTGATCGAGGAGATCACCGAGCGCTACAAGTGCCGCGTCCACGTCTTCGCCACCGACGTCGGCGACGAGTCCGCGGTGGCGGGTCTGCTGGAGCGCATCCGGTCGGAGTTGCCGCCGCTGGCCGGTGTGGTGCACCTGGCGGGCGTGCTCGACGATGCGCTGCTGTCGCAGCAGACCGTGGAGCGATTCCGAACGACGCTGTTGCCCAAGGCGATCGGCGCCTACCACCTCGACAGGCTGACGAAGGCCGACGAGCTGGACTTCTTCATCGTGTCGTCGTCGGTGTCGAGTTTGTTCGGTTCGCCCGGCCAGTCCAACTACGCGACTGCCAACGCGCTGCTCGACGGTCTGGTCGCGCAGCGCAGGGCGCAAGGCTTGCCCGCCACGGGGGTCAACTTCGGTCCCTGGGCCCAAGGGGGCATGGCGTCTTCGGACGCCGCGACCGCCAATATCAGTGCGCAGGGCCTGATTCCGCTGGAACCGTCGGCCGCGCTCGGCGCCCTCGCCGAGGTCGTGGCGAACGGCACCGGTCAGGCCACCGTCCTCAAGGCCAACTGGCAGCGTGCCGCGAAGGTGCTGGGCAGTTCGCGTCCGCCGATCCTCGATCTGGTGTTGCCCAGTGCCGCCGGGGAGGTGACCGGTGACAGCGAGTTGCTCAAGCAGCTGATGGAGATTCCGGTGCCCCAGCGTGCCGGTTTCGTGACCGAATTCCTGCAGCGCGAGGTGCAGAACTTCCTGCGGCTCGCGTCGCCGCCCGCCGCGAGCAGCCGGTTCTTGGACCTGGGCACGGATTCGCTCATGGCCATCGAGCTCCGCAACCGGCTGCACAGCCAGTTCGGCGGCAAGTTCACCATCAACGCGACGGCGGTCTTCGACTATCCGACCATCGGGGGGCTCGCCGAATATCTCGTGGCCCAGCTGCCCGATGCGGAACCGGAACCGGTCGAGGAGGCGTCGTAACATCCGGCGCCGGCGCGCCGGCGCGAACGTGGACTTGTGGCGCGGAAAGCCGGCGTGTCGGCCCAACAACTCGACGTTCGGCCGGTTACGCGCTCAGTCGCTGATGTCGAATCCCGCGTTGATCTTGGTCGGTCGCACCCGCACCACGAGCTCGCCGGGCGAGGAGTTGCGCCGGCCGAACTCCTCGGCGCGCTCGGCGCCCATGTACCGGGCGCCGGTTCGGGTGGCGATGTCCAGCACGTCCGCGGGGTCTTCGCTCACCGTCGCCACGCCCTGCACCTGGACGAACGAGTAGGGCGGGTGCGGGTCGTCGACGCAGATCACGACGCGT
Coding sequences within it:
- a CDS encoding PPOX class F420-dependent oxidoreductase, producing the protein MAELSDRVIEFLSAGTRTGMLGYVAADGRPLVTPVWFVVDEGQLAFNTGRDTSKGRAIARDSRVVICVDDPHPPYSFVQVQGVATVSEDPADVLDIATRTGARYMGAERAEEFGRRNSSPGELVVRVRPTKINAGFDISD